One part of the Dermacentor silvarum isolate Dsil-2018 chromosome 6, BIME_Dsil_1.4, whole genome shotgun sequence genome encodes these proteins:
- the LOC125946315 gene encoding uncharacterized protein LOC125946315, whose amino-acid sequence MAGVLAVVKMLVFASSQPSAYQWNVNRATFVFFWLTGVAFGGVLGFASVMLAYSDASAKERPHPPPTLAPMAPPEEPLSQGPGYTIRSPEMSTAPVVATQPQQHLSFAGFNHTVCYTPSCVSLARGLRHLLNPLVDPCDNFQEHVCGRYESERDSLLDNYIDIARKAL is encoded by the exons ATGGCAGGAGTGCTCGCCGTCGTCAAGATGCTG GTGTTCGCCTCGAGCCAGCCGTCGGCATACCAGTGGAATGTCAACCGCGCCACCTTCGTCTTCTTCTGGCTTACCGGCGTTGCCTTCGGGGGCGTGCTGGGCTTCGCGAGCGTCATGCTGGCGTACTCTGATGCCAGCGCCAAAGAGAGGCCCCACCCTCCGCCAACGCTGGCTCCGATGGCGCCGCCTGAAGAGCCGCTGTCTCAAGGGCCAGGGTACACGATCCGGAGTCCAGAG ATGTCTACAGCGCCCGTGGTTGCGACTCAACCGCAGCAGCACTTGTCCTTCGCGGGGTTCAACCACACTGTCTGCTACACACCGTCGTGCGTGTCGCTGGCGAGAGGACTGCGCCACCTGCTCAACCCGCTGGTTGACCCATGTGACAATTTCCAGGAGCACGTTTGCGGACGCTACGAAAGTGAAAGGGATAGCCTACTAGACAACTACATCGACATCGCGCGAAAG GCTTTATAA